The Engraulis encrasicolus isolate BLACKSEA-1 chromosome 24, IST_EnEncr_1.0, whole genome shotgun sequence DNA window CTTTGTGTTCAAATTGCAAGTATTTTGAAGctgttgtttgttctttttttaaatcattcctGGCAAATCTAAAAGTTCCAAGGTGCAACATATTGAACAGGTGATGGTTTGAAAGTGGTTTTCCATCACCTGAAGAGCCATGGACAGTAGAGCTGGCTATCACCTCCATGGATGGAAGTGGAGAGCCAGCTCTGTAGCCGCGGCGACCCTGTAGGCTCTTCCTATTGGCTACTGTACATCAAGGGCAGCCCACAAGCATGGTGTTTACCATAAAACCATTGCACTCCACACTCAATGTTTTTCCTTTCCAACCATCTCTGCCAAAGTTTCTCACCCATTCTACCAATTTATGAAGAATTGTACGGCAGATGTCCCTGACTGACTCACAGTAGCGTTACATCCATGAGATATTTGTGCACCTGgtgattcttttttattattatttttcctcaAAATTCAACACAAAGCCAGTGTCAGTCCAAACCTGTCAGTGGAGTTTATATGGAAATGTCAATAGAGGTGAACAAACAGATGGATTTGCAGTGAGAATGACATGGATGTAgaactgtggttctcaaccttttttgcgcAAACACCCCCtgcacctcatcctaagcctgccaatgccccctttacGATTACAAaatttaaatggactaatgcccccaatgacaactaagcaccacccctgcTCAACTTTATCCCTCTCAACCCACTCAATTGCCACTTACTATATTTTTTCTGGCTTTTTCTGTAAACCACAGTTTCTGTGACACACAGATGCTATCGTACACAAAGaccaaatgaaacaaaaaagcacTCATGAACAATTGTAGTTTACGGCACATGCAAAAGAGCACACTCACATCTGAATGTCTGTGAGCAAGTATCTTTctactgttacattacattaccactgCCACTTTACCCATTCCCTGCATTTACACAACATtcccttttattttcttcttttttgtatcTGTTGAAAATCAAATGCATCTCTACCAGCTTTGGTATCGAACACAATGTAGTATGATTAAGGTGTATATTTATAAAATTCCATTTGTATATATGAGAAAGGTTTATGGGATGAATACCATGTAcatgaataaaaaacaaacatggAATGAATCTGTGAATCTGTGTCACTTAAATGCCACTGTAGATTTAGGCCTACTGCACATTGGCCCAtcactctgctgaaaacactAAACTGtatcctaacaacattgctatgacattaccaagtcGCTTTAACAGGTTACGATTTGGTCActattggtgacagtaaggttataattgACTGTGTGTCAAGGGGTTCATATTTTTCTGCTCTGGACTAAGTTTGTAGGCTATTGTTGCAAATATCTGAGACGGACATACTGTAACTATACATTGTCTCAGTCAGATTAAAGCAACACTTAATCGTTTTTATCCTCGGGTTTCTCAACAAATTGCCCCTTATTCAAGAAAGGGCCTGCTTCTCAAAACATGCAGTTATGGCCtatggagagaggggaaagccTAAAGTGGACTGTTACAAATTGCTGAACCTCTGAAGCAAATTTGGAaaccttattttaacattattcTAAAAAAAATGTTCTGTTGCTTTAAATGTGTTCCCTAACCGGTTTGTAAAACAATAGTGGAGCTATAAATATCATGGGGCTTATTTACTCAATCTTAAATTCAAAGCTTACTGTGCACACAGAATAGCACACTCAAAGTCTGCCCGAAAAAAGCTTACGCAAAGaacggaaaacaaaaaaaagcacagCAGCTTACATCAGGCAGCACAGAGAGGCCTTTGTGTCCGACTGCACCCTGCGCTCCCCTACCCAGCTCATAATTAGCGTACAGCACATCATGCTAATCTTCAAATAAAAGGATTTTCCACCGCATACTCCTTTCCCAAGACccttctccacccctccatcccctccctgcCACTTCATTGCATGTCACTTCTAGTTAGTGAGCCACACAGACCTGTTGGAGCTGCCTGGTCGGAGTGCATACACAGTAGAGAGGCGTGGAGCTCAGGTTGAAGTTCAGAGTTCACCCAGGAGACACAAGGGAGCAAGACTATACTACTGGACTACAAGACTTGTACTGAAAGACTAAACAATCATGAGTGGAAGTGTCCAGAAGGTCTTTCACCTGGCTGCGTTCAGCTGGTACGCCTTCGTCATCAAGTCGCTGTATGCCAAGGGAGATGAGGAGCCCCCGCCTGGCATATTCCCCTACGGCGGGCCCTGGAAATACCTCACCTTCCTCAACCTGGTAGGAGGACATGCTTATGCTGGAGTGGcttttgtgtgtgatttgtgtttgtgtttgtgtttgtgtgtgtctgtgtgtgtgtgtgtgtgtgtgtgtgtgtgtgtgtgtgtgtgtgtgtgtgtgtgtgtgtgtgtgtgtgtgtgtgtgtgtgtgtgcgcgcgcgagcgcgcgcgtgtgtgtgtgtgtgtgtggcattttcTGTATGGTGTGCCCTGGAAATACCCCATTTTCTTCaacaagttgttttttttatgtgcctttattatttgatatgGTAGTAGAGGGGGTACATCAAAtggtcagcagagagagagcgagagagagatggggaagattgAGAAATGTCCCTataggctggaatcgaacccagatccCTGGCgatgcagtacagtgccttagccatttgagcccAGGCCAAGGCCAGGCTTCTTCTGCCAAGACGGTCCAGAGTGGGATGCTaagtcactgagagagagagaaagagagagagagagagagcgagagagcgagagagaaagagagagagagagagagcgagagagcgagagagagagagatgaggtcgGGATGACAAACAGCACAGGCTGGATTCCGGATCTGAATCCCTGTCCACAAGAGCTCGGCTCGCTCATGTCCATTTATGGTTctagtggaggagtggagagagagaagagtgcttATCTTTGTGTTGAAAATAGTAAAAGTCATGAATGTCCAAACCACTGGAAGAAAATGTAGTCTagagggagaagagtgtgtgtgtgcatgtgtgtgtgcgtgtgtgcgtgtgcatgtgcgtgtgcgtgtgtgtgtgtgtgtgtgtgtgtgtgtgtgtgtgtgtgtgtgtgtgtgtgtgtgtgtgtgtgtgtgtgtgtgtgtgcttgcactccAATCACAGTGGTACATTTATAAAAGATGAGAAAGTCACATTCCACCAGGACTCTTCAGAAGAGGGGTCCATTGGCCCAAAATGTCATGTAAAAATGAAACAAGTGGGAGCACAAAACCCTGGATGTGCAGACTGTAGCCTGTTAATGCAGTTGGCTCTGTCGACGGGTCTATTTACTCTTTGAGGAAAACTCTCaactcataacaacattgatatgtcaatgcagagagtcttaagtaaccgttTAAGATTTGGTCatgaccattttggtgacaataaagttataacacaggctctgagCTATGGGGTTAGCCAGCAACTGAATTGTGGATTTCCTATTATGCCCTGGTTGCCTTTTGCACATGCTCAGAATGCCACAGGCCAAAGCACGAGCGGGGAGTCGTGAACGACTTGCACATGACCTAATCATGTTACATAAGACTGAGTAGTGGGGGAGcgaccacctgtgtgtgtgtgtgtgtgtgtgtgtgtgtgtgtgtgtgtgtgtgtgtgtgtgtgtgtgtgtgtgtgtgtgtgtgtgtgtgtgtgtgtgtgtgtgtgtgtgtgtgtgtgtgtgtgtgtgtgtgtgtgtgtgtgcgcgcaagcgtgcgtgcgtgcgtgcaaaatgAAGTCAGGCTTGGTGGCGTAGCGAAAGGATTAAGAAAAAGAAAACTAAACCACAGGGGAAAACAATGGCTTCTGCGTCATTCCTCCTACAAGGTCCAGGTTTATATTACCACCAAAAAGTCCGCCATCAAAAAGCCATGTCAAAGTCAACGAAGTAGCACCCCCTACATTTGAATTGCATACTCTCATTCTCTGACTATTGTTTTCAAATGGCAGGTTAACAGAGTGGAGAGTAGagttttctattttatttatttataaaatgATGTTGCATTATTCAGTACAGTTCCACTGAAAGCAAGTACATGTGGTCTCCTTCCAGATCCTGCAGATGGTGTATTTTGGCCTGGCATCGGTGCAGGACCAGAAGTCTTCAGGGAAGCTGCTGAGAGTGGCCAGGGACCTGCTCTTCTCCGTCTACGTCTTCCCTGTGGGCATGGTGAGTATAGAGGAGGACAGCGTGCCTGACACACACCTGCAAGCTTGCATgcattgcacgcgcacacacacagacacagacgcagacacacatgcacacgcacacgcacacatggacgcgcGTATACCTTTGcttttacaatgcacagcatatgcacactcacacacacatacacacacacacacacacacacacacacacacacacacacacacacacacacacacacacacacacacacacacacacacacacacacacacacacacacactacaagtaaCAATAGCCAAtagcatgcatatactgtatgaatgcatatgaatgtgtgtgcgtgcgtgcatgcgtgcctgcatgtgtgtgtgcatagcgaATATTGcgctgtgcacaaacacacacacacaatcatatgcacaagtcaggaCAGGTAGCCTGCGTACTGCGTAGGAAACTGACATCTCTGCCAATTCATTTTTCTTGTCAGGAAAGTGATGTATAGAGAAAGGGTCATACAGATGCATCTCCCCATTAAGTTCAGCTCAGCTGCCTCAGGTGTAATCCACTGCGAGATCTTGCTCTTCCGGTAGTTCGGCTTTTGTCAATATACAGTGTTAAACATTTGCACTGTAAACTATACTATGTAAAGTGAACTTTTATCACAGATTTGGGTGATACGCCTTTATAAAGACAAAAACTAGCTCAAGTTCAAGTGCCTATTATGGATTTCATTATTTCACTAAAAATACATTGTTAGTCAAATGGGAGATAAGCCTActgaaaagaaagtgaataaagaagcactcatcagatttcttttttcatttttaatcgcctcacatcacagacgtttcgggcttacacccttcttcagtgtgaaatggcgatttccagaaagaaatctgatgagtgcttctttattcacttacttttgagatttgagttcattcattgacgaagttaagcacccagtgtaaagtataagaagacaaggtgttgagcgcgcttcctgatctttctaGATAAGCCTACTGAGCATGTTGTTCCGAGCaaccttaaccctctgaggtccgagtgcccttcagagggcaacctgtctccaaaaacaaatctgtaactctgtgagtttttatcattgaaacatataagtcacaccattagaaacctcagaccttcccgGTTCCAAATATATGTGTATGAAATAAAattacttgaaaatgtcagggtggtgcaagcagcctaaacgcctctgaaaggccttagacctcagagggttaatgtaTATGCAGCTCTATCTTGTCCCCTGCTGGTGACTACAGGAAATGAATTTACCCTCATCAAAGCATGTTTTGAGCTGTCTTTTTTAGCCAGTGAAATTTCAGCTAAATTAAATCAGACTTATTTCTTAAAAACTTGTATTCGTTTTGTGTGTTGTAGATATGACATACTAAACACTTTGTTCTGCCTGTGCAGTTTGTAGTTGTAGTGATGTTTGGTttcttgtcattgtgtgtgttgtaaatatgTCACAATGTAACCTCAGATTGTTCTGTTTCTAGTGGTGACGTCCTGCTTGATGAATAGGCTACTTGTTAATTGTGTGTGCTGACATAGTAAACGctatgccttctcttctcttctcttctcttctcttctcttctcttctcttctcttctcttctcttctcttctcttctcttctcttctcttctcttctcttctcttctcagtttGTAGTGGTGATGTTCTGGTCCATCTTCGCGTACGACCGCCAGCTGGTGTACCCTGCCTCCCTAGACGCCTTCTTCCCTCCCTGGATGAACCACGCTATGGTCTGTACTCATGAAGACATACCTTACAGATCTGCACAGTTAGGCACACATGGTTACAATGACTTCTTTTGAACCACGCTTTGCCTTAGAGTCATACGTTTTAAAATGTCCTCTTCTGGACATGTCATCGGGGCTGGGCATAGACCAAAAAGAGGCCCGGGTATTTTTGCACGGCCTCCTCTAAATTTTGAGCCAGTCTCTTAACCCCTCAGCGCaaagcctttgttataaccttattgtcaccaaattggTAATACCAAATCTTACTGTAATTGGTTACTTAAGACTGTCTGCAGTCATAgcttgttgttatgatgtaggtgagagttttcagcaaagagtgaataggcccatgtACTGGCCCATCTGCAgttcagtaagaggctacagaaatACAAAAAAGCCAATAGCGTTGGCCTCTGAGGACTGTCCGCCCACCTGGAAATGACCTGTAttccagtccaggcctgcttaCCATAGTCCGAACCCACGGCAAAGTATACCTCGCAGATCTCCACATTAGTTGTGGGCATGTTGACAAAGCTTTCTTTTGCACCATAGTTTGAACCCATGACAAAGTTACAGATCTACAAATCAGACACACATGTTAACAAAGCCCTCTTTTGAACCAAGCAACGGTCACTCTGCTCGTGATGAAACACCCTACAGACCTGCTCATTAGATAGGCCTGCGTGTGTTTACAATGCCCTCTTTGAACCAGGGCAGGCTCTTACTCTATGCTCATGGCAATAACAAAGAGCAATCCCATGTGTTAAACAACATGGGAAGGTGGAAATGCCTGGCTTACAAAGTAAAGTGatttaatcaagtcaagtcaagtaggttttattgtcaatttctttacatgcactggtcatacaaagaatttgaaattacatttcttgctttcccatacagacatagactaattaaggtaaggacatagacagtatagacatagacagtacttatacatggacttaagacagtatggacatagacagtgctcatacagacatttaaagtgcaagactggacaacagaagacttgtagaggacatacagtaagaggtatttgttgtgtttttgtgcttttcctaaaaaaagtcctttatagcgttctgacatggtaatagtagcattttgaagaaaataaatataaaaaggtctgtcaagtacaccagcagcagtgtgtgtgtgtgtgtgtgtgtgtgtgtgtgtgtgtgtgtgtgtgtgtgtgtgtgtgtgtgtgtgtgtgtgtgtgtgtgtgtgtgtgtgtgtgtgtgtgtctctgtgtgtgtgcaggtagaaggtgcggtgtgcgtcttgtgtgtgtgttcgtgtgtctgtgtgtgggtgtgtgtgtgtgtgtgtgtgtgtgtgtgtgtgtgtgtgtgtgtgtgtgtgtgtgtgtgtgtgtgtgtgtgtgtgtgtgtgtgtgtgtgtgtgtcagtgtgtgtatgtttgggtttagtgcagaaagtgcagtgtgcttgtgtgtgtgtgtgtgtgtgtgtgtgtgtgtgtgtgtgtgtgcgcatgttttgagttagtgcaggttgaaagttcagtcacaagtatagtagtgcaggtggaatgttcagtcgcagatatggtggtgggggatggggggggggttgtcagtggccttgctggctagaggctgacagtggggggggggggggggggttgttgtcagtggccttgctggctagaggctgacagtggagggagagtgggttgagtgttcagcatcttgatcgcttggtgcattgtgctgctcgccagccgggtggtacgggaacggaggcgcctgtacctctttccagagggcaggaggctgaacagtttgtgtgcagggtggcttgtgtctttgatgatcatcagtgctttccgggtgaggcgtgtggtgtaaatgtcctgcagggaggggagtggtactccaatgatcttcttcgctgtgttcacaacacgctggagtgtcttcctgtttttctccgtgcagcttcctccccacactgtgatgcagttggacacgacgctctctatggttcctctgtagaatgttgtcatgatggagggtgtagcacttgccttctttagtttgcgcaggaagtagagacgctgatgggccttcttcgccagtgatgtagtgttggtggtccaagagaggtcgtcgctgatgtgcactccaaggaacttggtgctgctcactctctccacagcatcgccgtcgatggtcagtggtggcagttgtttttggaccctttggaagttgacaacaatctccttggtcttgttgacattcagcaggaggtggttgtctttgcaccatctggccagcaggtctacttcttctctgtagtgagtctcatcgcccttggtgatgaggcccaccagtgttgtatcatccgcaaacttcactagatggttagtgctgtgggtcgttgtgcagtcgtgtgtcagcagcgtgaacagcagggggctgagaacacaaccttgcggagcccccgtgctcagggtcagggtgtgtGGCTAGGTATGGGGACGTGAAGCCAGCCAACAAGGCAAAGAACCAGTCTCTGGGTCCCAAAATGTGTCCTGCACACTGACCGTTACGTCATCATTAAATGGAAAGTTTTAGTCACCTGATGTGTTGGTCAATGAAAGCAAACACATTTACTGTAAGCTGTCCCTCTGGGAACCCGCGGTGTTTCCCACTCTAATCCATTTAATCTCACAACCTTGTTCTCACTCCCAAAGTATTAGTATTTGAATTGCATCACTTGCGAGAACACTTTCTGACGTCACGTCAGACTGTTTTCATTGTGGGAAACACTAAGCGTGCTGTGATGTCTCTTTCGTGAGCCTAGAGTCATCTTCTATTAAAACTCATACAAAAAgtctgatgtaatgtaatgtggtgtatcTTTGAAGGTTCTCATTCACAGGTTATACAAAGAGTTTAGTTGAGGACTTCTCCATTAGAACTCAAATCTTTTGGTATTATTATATAGTGCAcaatgtacacagcaaattctgcagtgttcattcaacactttgagggttgatttgaccttatttggacataaatgaactctttaagtgttgaaccaacaccgcaaaatgtactgtgtaaaaGGGGTGCAAGATACAGTACCGGTAGGTCTAAAATACAGGTAAAACCCGTGAAAAAACGCAGTAAAAAACacaatgttaattcaaccctattgagtactctgggaccaaatacaatcttgaAGCTGTTAAATTGACTACCGGCATGTTCTGAATGAACACTTCATTTTGTACTGCAAAGTAATAATGGGCCTATAATGATGGTTTGGGGTGACATTACATGTGTTTTCTACAGCACACCATTGTGTTTCCAATCCTGCTGGGAGAGATGCTGCTGCAGCCTCACTCCTATCCAAAGATCAAGACGGGCATGACCGCACTGGGCGTCGTAGGGCTGGCTTACTTAAGCTGGTAGGTCCCTTTGGTTAACCGGATCCCTTTGCACAGAACCTTTGctataaccttactctcaccaaacCAATGACATTTATAACAGATTTATGACAACAATTTTATCTAAAGGAGCTTAAGGAGTATGATCGAAAAATAGTAAGATTACAGCTGAGTAGTCTATATTTTCTCTGATATGAGTGGCTGTTGCTGCCTAATTGGCCTTCAATGTTTCCCCAGGGTGATCTGGGTGTACCTGAGTGTGGGTATCTGGGTGTATCCCCTCCTCAACTACTTCAGTCAGGCTGGACTCATCGCCTTCTTCTTTGTCAACATGACCGTGGTGACTCTGCTCTACCTGATGGGCCAGACCATGAACAACCGGCTTTGGGGTAGGTGCACAGTAGcccgacaggccagaccattcatttagAATTACTTCTTAAATAATGTAGTCGGCTATGGGCATATTTGCCTGCAATTACGGGAGAAGGCAGGGAATGGGTGGGAGATACAGAGGGTCTAAAACAGAGGTAAaacagtgaaaacacacacagccaaaaatgca harbors:
- the LOC134441347 gene encoding androgen-dependent TFPI-regulating protein isoform X2; its protein translation is MSGSVQKVFHLAAFSWYAFVIKSLYAKGDEEPPPGIFPYGGPWKYLTFLNLILQMVYFGLASVQDQKSSGKLLRVARDLLFSVYVFPVGMFVVVMFWSIFAYDRQLVYPASLDAFFPPWMNHAMHTIVFPILLGEMLLQPHSYPKIKTGMTALGVVGLAYLSWVIWVYLSVGIWVYPLLNYFSQAGLIAFFFVNMTVVTLLYLMGQTMNNRLWGKKQKAKRKA
- the LOC134441347 gene encoding androgen-dependent TFPI-regulating protein isoform X1, coding for MSGSVQKVFHLAAFSWYAFVIKSLYAKGDEEPPPGIFPYGGPWKYLTFLNLILQMVYFGLASVQDQKSSGKLLRVARDLLFSVYVFPVGMFVVVMFWSIFAYDRQLVYPASLDAFFPPWMNHAMHTIVFPILLGEMLLQPHSYPKIKTGMTALGVVGLAYLSWVIWVYLSVGIWVYPLLNYFSQAGLIAFFFVNMTVVTLLYLMGQTMNNRLWGRCTVARQARPFI